In the genome of Rhizobium etli 8C-3, one region contains:
- a CDS encoding winged helix-turn-helix domain-containing protein, producing MSVRILVVEQDEDLLTTLKNALETEGYSVNCLPPHASLVELVALRLPDAVIFGAPAPGSMAISTCRQFRTTGATARLPIVVLLDSPLEQDRLAVLSAGADDCLIKAVSPVELLIRLRNLLRRLNPALLESTLKVGDLTLDKNARRVHRQKKEVKLGPTEFRLLEFLMKSPGRVHSRSELRASLWGSDASVDERAVDVHIGRLRKGISLGKADKVIRTVRGAGYALRDF from the coding sequence ATGTCGGTGCGGATACTTGTTGTCGAGCAGGACGAAGATCTGCTCACCACGCTGAAGAACGCTCTGGAGACAGAAGGATATTCGGTGAACTGTCTTCCCCCCCATGCATCGCTCGTCGAGCTTGTGGCGTTGCGGCTGCCTGATGCGGTGATATTCGGTGCGCCGGCTCCTGGCTCGATGGCGATCTCGACATGCCGCCAGTTCAGGACAACCGGAGCGACCGCCCGCCTTCCGATCGTGGTGCTTCTGGACTCGCCCCTCGAACAGGACCGGTTGGCAGTCCTTTCGGCCGGAGCCGACGACTGCCTCATAAAGGCAGTTTCCCCCGTCGAACTCCTCATCCGATTGCGGAACCTTCTGCGACGTCTCAATCCAGCGTTACTGGAGAGCACGCTGAAAGTCGGGGATCTGACGCTCGATAAGAACGCCCGCCGGGTCCACAGGCAGAAAAAGGAAGTCAAGCTCGGACCCACCGAGTTCAGGCTACTCGAGTTTCTGATGAAGTCCCCCGGTCGCGTCCACTCCCGATCGGAATTGAGGGCATCGCTGTGGGGCAGCGATGCCAGTGTCGATGAACGCGCTGTCGACGTACACATCGGACGCCTTCGGAAGGGCATCAGTCTCGGCAAGGCCGACAAGGTGATCCGGACGGTGCGCGGCGCCGGCTACGCACTTCGCGACTTCTGA
- a CDS encoding KTSC domain-containing protein — MRFLVYTKTIAQLDYDEETRVLTIIYRDGQVRSVHHVDPKIMMKMVAQLPPERSLYLMQAAI; from the coding sequence ATGCGGTTCCTGGTGTACACGAAAACGATCGCCCAACTCGATTATGACGAAGAGACGCGCGTCTTGACGATCATCTACCGGGACGGCCAAGTGCGATCCGTTCACCATGTCGATCCCAAGATCATGATGAAAATGGTTGCGCAGCTTCCTCCGGAACGATCCCTCTACCTGATGCAGGCGGCGATCTGA
- the phoU gene encoding phosphate signaling complex protein PhoU: protein MASTHIFSAYDEDLKYLSRRISEMGGLAEQMVSDAVRALVNGDAGLAQKVISDDVIMDHAEREIGDKAIVTIARRQPVASDLREIMGSIRIAADLERVGDLGKNTAKRVIAVQSTGVPRKLARGLEHLSELALVQLKEVLDVYASRSADKAKSIRERDEEIDAMYTSLFRELLTYMMEDPRNITSCTHLLFCAKNIERIGDHATNIAETIYYMATGAQPEGERPKDDTANTVGAVTQ from the coding sequence ATGGCATCGACCCATATTTTTTCTGCCTATGACGAGGATCTGAAGTATTTGTCCCGCCGCATCTCGGAAATGGGCGGGCTTGCCGAGCAGATGGTGTCGGACGCCGTCCGCGCGCTTGTCAACGGTGACGCTGGCTTGGCCCAGAAGGTCATCTCCGACGATGTTATCATGGATCACGCCGAGCGCGAGATTGGCGACAAGGCGATCGTCACGATTGCCCGCCGCCAGCCGGTGGCCTCCGACCTTCGCGAGATCATGGGCTCGATCCGCATCGCGGCCGATCTCGAACGCGTCGGCGATCTCGGCAAGAACACTGCCAAGCGTGTCATTGCCGTGCAGAGCACCGGCGTTCCGCGCAAGCTCGCCCGCGGTCTCGAGCATCTTTCCGAACTGGCGCTGGTACAGCTCAAGGAAGTACTCGACGTCTATGCCTCGCGTTCAGCCGACAAGGCGAAGTCGATCCGCGAGCGAGACGAGGAAATCGACGCCATGTACACCTCGCTGTTCCGCGAGCTGCTGACCTACATGATGGAAGATCCGCGCAACATCACCAGTTGCACGCATCTTCTCTTCTGCGCCAAGAACATCGAGCGCATCGGCGATCACGCAACCAACATTGCCGAAACGATCTATTACATGGCGACCGGCGCACAGCCGGAAGGCGAGCGTCCGAAGGACGACACTGCCAACACCGTCGGCGCGGTCACGCAATGA
- a CDS encoding entericidin A/B family lipoprotein: MATTVKVGAALMLLLALSSCGNTIRGMGRDTANAVNATQDAGHSVNRAARR, encoded by the coding sequence ATGGCGACAACGGTCAAAGTCGGCGCAGCACTGATGCTGCTTCTGGCCCTTTCTTCCTGCGGCAATACCATCCGTGGCATGGGCCGTGATACGGCAAACGCCGTCAACGCGACGCAGGATGCCGGCCATTCGGTCAACCGCGCCGCACGCCGCTAA
- a CDS encoding universal stress protein, giving the protein MNNAPANDPPNPTSAEAGVIFADLVREGTDHADVLALLPDPATAQPCLDVAEDAARAIHGTMSVAHVGADPERMIAAPEEIDLQMLRDLTEGSPHKRFERVARAFEDWKQCKPGRERLLLDDCRGEVARCVSAKVRETALVVAPCHGNMDARDAFHDLVFHERKLVLAPPAGTHAGNLLGHVVIGWKPHGHARGAVAAARRWLAAADRVTVLCVNDEPDGSYQSTARELLDQLGLDGDVVAINSAGLSVGETILDFAKSANATCLLIGAFKHGYFLELLLGRVTHYLLSHSPLPLMMKH; this is encoded by the coding sequence ATGAACAATGCGCCCGCGAACGACCCGCCGAACCCGACTTCGGCAGAAGCCGGTGTCATCTTCGCCGATCTTGTGCGGGAAGGGACCGACCATGCCGACGTTCTCGCCCTGCTGCCCGATCCGGCAACTGCGCAACCTTGCCTTGACGTCGCCGAAGACGCCGCCCGTGCCATCCATGGCACCATGTCCGTGGCCCATGTCGGCGCCGATCCGGAACGGATGATCGCCGCGCCCGAGGAGATCGATCTGCAGATGCTGCGGGACCTGACCGAAGGCTCGCCGCATAAGCGGTTCGAACGGGTCGCCCGAGCCTTCGAGGATTGGAAGCAGTGCAAGCCTGGCCGAGAACGGCTCCTTCTCGATGATTGCCGCGGCGAAGTTGCTCGTTGCGTGAGTGCCAAAGTCCGTGAGACGGCGTTGGTCGTCGCTCCTTGTCATGGCAATATGGATGCCCGCGACGCTTTTCACGATCTCGTTTTCCATGAGCGCAAGCTGGTGTTGGCACCACCTGCCGGTACCCATGCCGGCAATCTGCTGGGGCATGTGGTGATCGGCTGGAAACCGCATGGTCATGCGCGGGGAGCCGTCGCCGCGGCAAGACGCTGGCTGGCTGCGGCCGATCGCGTGACGGTTCTGTGCGTCAACGACGAACCGGACGGAAGCTACCAGTCAACGGCAAGAGAGTTGCTTGATCAGCTGGGGCTTGACGGCGACGTCGTCGCAATCAACTCGGCAGGCCTGTCCGTCGGGGAAACGATCCTCGATTTCGCCAAATCGGCGAATGCGACGTGCCTTTTGATCGGCGCTTTCAAGCATGGCTACTTCCTGGAACTGCTGCTCGGTCGTGTCACTCACTACCTGCTGTCGCATTCGCCGCTTCCATTGATGATGAAGCATTAG
- a CDS encoding cobyric acid synthase, producing the protein MTKAIMLQGTGSDVGKTVLVAGLCRLAANRGLKVKPFKPQNMSNNAAVSDDGGEIGRAQWLQSLAARTPSSIHMNPVLLKPQSENGSQIIVQGKVFGQARARDYQMLKPLLLEQVLESFAITLEGADLVIVEGAGSPAEINLRPGDIANMGFATRAKVPVVLVGDIDRGGVIASLAGTHAILSDDDRAMISGYIINKFRGDVSLFDDGKAAINRFTGWPCFGVVPWLKAAARLPAEDSVVLERLARGASGALKIAVPVLPRIANFDDLDPLRAEPDVELVFVKPGDRLPDDAALVILPGSKSTIADLGDLRAAGWDRDLEAHVRRGGRVIGICGGYQMLGRVVRDPLGIEGASNATPGLGLLDVETEMAPEKTVRNSLAVSVEHGVPLAGYQIHLGVTTGPDCARPSAVIDGVADGAVSVGGRIMGTYLHGLFGSDAFRGKLLESFGLSGQRRSYGQIVDQALDEVADELETHLDNAWVAGLLG; encoded by the coding sequence ATGACCAAGGCGATCATGTTGCAGGGAACCGGCTCGGATGTCGGCAAGACGGTGCTCGTTGCCGGGCTTTGCCGACTTGCGGCCAATCGCGGCCTCAAGGTGAAGCCTTTCAAGCCACAGAATATGTCGAACAACGCGGCCGTCTCCGATGACGGCGGGGAGATCGGCCGGGCGCAGTGGCTGCAGTCGCTTGCGGCGCGCACGCCCTCGTCGATACACATGAACCCGGTTCTCCTTAAGCCTCAATCCGAAAACGGCAGCCAGATCATCGTGCAGGGCAAGGTCTTTGGACAGGCTAGGGCACGAGACTACCAGATGTTGAAACCGCTGCTTCTTGAGCAAGTGCTAGAGAGCTTTGCGATCACGTTGGAAGGCGCCGATCTCGTCATCGTCGAAGGTGCAGGCTCGCCGGCCGAAATCAATCTACGTCCCGGCGATATCGCCAATATGGGCTTTGCCACCCGCGCCAAGGTGCCCGTCGTGCTCGTCGGCGATATCGACCGCGGCGGCGTGATCGCCTCTCTTGCCGGCACCCACGCAATCCTTTCGGACGACGACCGGGCGATGATTTCCGGCTATATCATCAACAAGTTCCGAGGCGATGTTTCGCTCTTTGATGACGGCAAGGCAGCCATCAATCGCTTCACCGGATGGCCGTGCTTCGGCGTGGTGCCCTGGCTGAAGGCTGCCGCGCGCTTGCCAGCGGAGGATTCGGTCGTGCTGGAGCGCCTCGCCAGGGGTGCTTCCGGTGCGTTGAAGATCGCCGTACCGGTTCTGCCGCGGATCGCCAATTTCGACGATCTCGATCCTCTGCGTGCCGAGCCGGATGTCGAGCTCGTCTTCGTGAAGCCGGGAGACCGGCTACCGGACGATGCAGCGCTCGTGATATTGCCCGGGTCGAAATCGACGATCGCCGACCTCGGTGATCTGCGCGCTGCCGGCTGGGACCGAGACCTGGAGGCGCACGTCCGGCGCGGCGGGCGCGTCATAGGCATCTGCGGCGGATATCAGATGCTCGGGCGCGTGGTTCGCGATCCGCTCGGCATCGAGGGGGCGAGCAATGCGACACCGGGTCTCGGATTGCTGGATGTCGAGACCGAAATGGCGCCTGAAAAGACCGTGCGGAACAGCCTGGCGGTTTCGGTCGAACACGGCGTTCCCCTTGCCGGCTACCAGATCCATCTGGGCGTGACGACCGGGCCGGACTGTGCCAGGCCATCAGCGGTGATCGACGGTGTGGCCGATGGCGCGGTATCTGTTGGCGGCCGGATCATGGGCACCTATCTGCACGGCCTGTTCGGCAGCGATGCCTTTCGCGGCAAGCTTCTCGAAAGCTTTGGCCTATCCGGCCAACGGCGGAGCTACGGTCAAATCGTCGACCAGGCGCTCGACGAGGTCGCCGACGAACTCGAGACCCATCTCGACAATGCCTGGGTGGCGGGGCTCCTCGGCTAG
- the pstB gene encoding phosphate ABC transporter ATP-binding protein PstB: protein MNMLTETAVEKALEQKMNATAYKMVGKTVSVYYGEKRALFDVNLNVRENTVTALIGPSGCGKSTFLRCLNRMNDTIDNCRVTGEIKLDDADIYDPDIDVVELRARVGMVFQKPNPFPKSIYENVSYGPRIHGIARSKADLDQIVESSLHKAGLWNEVKDRLQESGTGLSGGQQQRLCIARAVAVSPEVILMDEPCSALDPIATAKVEELIHELRENYSIVIVTHSMQQAARVSQRTAMFHLGNLVEENDTDKMFTNPDDPRTQDYIMGRFG, encoded by the coding sequence ATGAACATGTTGACCGAAACAGCAGTTGAGAAGGCTCTGGAGCAGAAAATGAACGCGACCGCCTACAAGATGGTCGGCAAGACGGTGTCGGTTTACTACGGCGAGAAGCGTGCGCTATTCGACGTGAACCTGAACGTCCGCGAAAATACCGTTACCGCACTCATCGGCCCGTCGGGCTGCGGCAAGTCCACCTTCCTGCGCTGCTTGAACCGCATGAACGACACGATCGACAATTGCCGCGTCACGGGCGAAATCAAGCTGGACGACGCGGATATCTACGATCCGGACATTGACGTTGTGGAACTGCGCGCTCGCGTCGGCATGGTCTTCCAGAAACCGAACCCGTTCCCGAAGTCTATCTACGAGAACGTTTCTTACGGACCGCGCATCCACGGTATTGCCAGGTCGAAGGCTGACCTGGATCAGATCGTCGAAAGCAGCCTCCACAAGGCCGGTCTCTGGAACGAAGTCAAAGACCGCCTGCAGGAATCCGGCACCGGTCTGTCGGGAGGCCAGCAGCAGCGCTTGTGCATCGCACGAGCCGTCGCCGTCAGCCCGGAAGTCATCCTGATGGACGAACCATGCTCGGCGCTTGATCCTATTGCGACCGCCAAGGTCGAGGAACTGATCCACGAGCTTCGCGAGAACTACAGCATTGTCATCGTGACGCATTCGATGCAGCAGGCGGCCCGCGTTTCGCAGCGCACCGCCATGTTCCACCTCGGCAATCTCGTCGAGGAGAACGACACCGACAAGATGTTCACCAATCCGGACGACCCGCGCACCCAGGACTACATCATGGGCCGCTTCGGCTGA
- a CDS encoding LysR family transcriptional regulator, whose translation MIWCLTSEKLKDATMTVPFRRPIPLLDNDVLRTFVAIAETGNFSTAAEAVFRTPSAVSMQIKKLEEQLGATLFMRDARSVTLTQHGELLLTYARNILALSNEAVSRFIMPELSGVVRLGAPEDIGERLLPSILKSFAESYPGIMVDVTIDMSIGLKKRMEEQRLDLALINCATRPFPTGGEIVFRERLVWAGAKCGTAHRRDPLPISIWEDGCIWRQEALAQLERNKRPYRVAYLSGHTMAQRAAVLSDLAIAPLPRSYVADGMVMLGAQEGLPELGSFDIRLLTASQLSGPMEAVADSIRFAFAEKAKAAAA comes from the coding sequence ATGATATGGTGCTTAACATCAGAAAAATTGAAAGATGCGACGATGACTGTGCCCTTTCGCCGCCCGATCCCCTTGCTCGACAATGATGTTCTAAGAACCTTTGTCGCCATTGCGGAAACAGGCAATTTTTCGACCGCAGCCGAAGCAGTTTTCCGCACTCCTTCGGCGGTTTCCATGCAGATCAAGAAGCTCGAGGAACAGCTCGGCGCGACGCTCTTCATGCGTGATGCGCGATCGGTGACGCTGACGCAGCACGGTGAGCTCCTGCTGACCTACGCCCGCAATATCTTGGCGCTTTCCAACGAGGCGGTTTCCCGCTTCATCATGCCGGAACTCAGCGGCGTCGTGCGGCTCGGCGCGCCGGAGGATATCGGCGAACGGCTGCTGCCAAGTATCCTGAAGAGCTTTGCGGAGAGCTACCCGGGCATCATGGTCGACGTAACGATCGACATGAGCATCGGCCTCAAGAAGCGTATGGAAGAGCAGAGGCTGGATCTGGCACTGATCAATTGCGCCACGCGGCCGTTTCCGACCGGCGGAGAGATCGTGTTTCGAGAACGCCTTGTCTGGGCAGGCGCCAAATGCGGTACTGCCCACAGGCGGGATCCCCTGCCGATCTCGATCTGGGAGGATGGCTGCATCTGGCGCCAGGAGGCGCTGGCGCAGCTTGAGCGTAACAAGCGGCCCTACCGCGTTGCCTATCTCAGCGGCCATACGATGGCGCAGCGCGCCGCTGTGCTTTCCGACCTTGCGATCGCGCCGCTGCCGCGCTCCTATGTGGCCGACGGGATGGTGATGCTTGGTGCCCAGGAAGGCCTGCCTGAACTCGGCTCGTTCGACATCCGGCTGTTGACGGCCTCGCAGCTCTCCGGGCCTATGGAGGCCGTCGCCGACAGCATCCGCTTTGCCTTCGCGGAAAAGGCAAAGGCCGCCGCCGCTTGA
- a CDS encoding glycine betaine ABC transporter substrate-binding protein produces the protein MKIILAWLFIAVCLVTGARAARADCDNVSIAEMSWASAAIAANIDRFVLKNGYGCNVTMVAGDTVPTFASMDQKGEPDIAPELWTASVRVQFDAAVKSGRLIQASEILSDGAIEGWWIPKFIADANPDIRSVQDALKRPDLFPAPKNASKGAVHNCPPGWSCRISTANLFRALAGEKAGFELIDSESPQSLDDSIAAAFDAKVGWLGYYWAPTAILGKYDMTLLSMGVSHDRAEWLACTAIEGCARPQLNAYPVSQAFTVVTKAFADRAGPELAYLRSRTWDNNTINDVLAWQDENQESSENAALHFLRNYPELWTRWMTADVAERVRAAL, from the coding sequence ATGAAGATCATCCTGGCTTGGCTGTTTATCGCGGTATGTCTCGTTACCGGCGCCCGCGCCGCGCGCGCTGATTGCGATAATGTTTCGATTGCGGAGATGAGTTGGGCCTCGGCGGCGATTGCCGCCAATATAGACCGCTTCGTCCTTAAAAACGGCTACGGATGCAACGTCACGATGGTAGCCGGTGATACGGTGCCCACTTTTGCTTCGATGGATCAGAAGGGCGAACCCGATATCGCACCCGAACTCTGGACCGCGTCAGTCAGGGTTCAATTCGATGCGGCTGTGAAGAGCGGGCGCCTGATCCAGGCCTCCGAGATTTTGTCGGATGGTGCAATCGAAGGCTGGTGGATTCCGAAATTCATCGCCGATGCAAATCCCGACATCCGCTCAGTGCAGGATGCGCTGAAACGGCCAGACCTCTTCCCCGCACCCAAAAATGCCTCTAAGGGCGCCGTTCACAATTGTCCGCCGGGCTGGAGCTGCCGGATTTCGACAGCCAATCTTTTCAGAGCCTTGGCCGGCGAGAAGGCCGGTTTCGAGCTGATTGACAGCGAAAGCCCGCAAAGCCTCGACGATTCGATCGCCGCAGCCTTCGACGCCAAGGTCGGCTGGCTCGGCTATTACTGGGCACCAACGGCGATCCTCGGCAAATATGACATGACACTGCTTAGTATGGGCGTCAGCCACGACAGGGCGGAATGGCTGGCTTGCACCGCGATCGAAGGCTGCGCGCGTCCGCAGCTTAACGCCTATCCCGTCTCCCAAGCCTTTACCGTCGTCACCAAGGCCTTTGCCGACCGTGCCGGTCCGGAACTCGCCTACTTGCGCTCCCGCACCTGGGACAACAACACTATAAACGACGTTCTGGCATGGCAGGACGAAAACCAAGAAAGCAGCGAGAACGCCGCACTGCATTTTCTGCGCAACTACCCCGAACTCTGGACACGGTGGATGACGGCTGACGTCGCGGAAAGGGTAAGGGCCGCACTTTGA
- the phoB gene encoding phosphate regulon transcriptional regulator PhoB gives MIPRVAVVEDEEALSVLLRYNLEAEGFEVDTILRGDEAEIRLQERTPDILILDWMLPGVSGIELCRRLRMRPETERLPIIMLTARGEESERVRGLSTGADDYVVKPFSTPELVARVKAMLRRAKPEVLSTVLKCGDIELDRETHRVHRKSREVRLGPTEFRLLEFLMSSPGRVFSRSQLLDGVWGHDIYVDERTVDVHVGRLRKALNFSNMQDVIRTVRGAGYSMEA, from the coding sequence ATGATCCCGAGAGTTGCAGTCGTTGAAGACGAAGAAGCACTGAGCGTGCTTCTTCGCTATAACCTCGAGGCCGAAGGTTTCGAGGTGGACACCATCCTGCGCGGCGACGAGGCCGAAATCAGGCTTCAGGAGCGCACGCCGGATATCCTGATCCTCGACTGGATGCTGCCCGGCGTCTCTGGTATCGAGCTTTGCCGCCGCCTGCGCATGCGCCCAGAAACGGAGCGTCTGCCGATCATCATGCTGACGGCGCGCGGCGAGGAAAGCGAGCGCGTGCGCGGCCTTTCCACCGGGGCCGACGACTATGTCGTCAAGCCGTTCTCCACGCCAGAGCTGGTTGCCCGCGTAAAGGCGATGCTGCGCCGCGCCAAGCCTGAGGTGCTCTCCACGGTGCTGAAATGCGGGGATATCGAACTCGACCGCGAAACGCATCGCGTCCACCGCAAGAGCCGCGAAGTCCGCCTTGGTCCGACCGAATTCCGCCTCCTGGAGTTCCTGATGTCATCGCCCGGACGCGTCTTCTCGCGTTCGCAGCTTCTGGATGGTGTCTGGGGCCACGACATTTATGTCGACGAGCGCACCGTCGACGTTCATGTCGGTCGCCTTCGCAAGGCACTGAATTTCTCCAACATGCAGGACGTCATCCGCACGGTCCGCGGCGCGGGATATTCGATGGAAGCGTAG